The Nicotiana tabacum cultivar K326 chromosome 1, ASM71507v2, whole genome shotgun sequence genome segment CCACTGTGATGGAAGCCAAGGGGAAGGGGAAATCAATGACAGTTATGAGAGTTCTATCATCCAGGAGTGAACTGAGAGTATCTCTGGTGCAGATAACACATCATAACGGAACCAAGGGTAAAAGTTAAGCCAGTTCAAGACAATGATTGCATTTAGTTTTTTttggggtgtgtgtgtgtgtgggtggggggggggggggtctccaaagaaaaccaaaagaaatgaaaaattgaaGGGTGTGCCTTTTTCAAAACTATGGAGTGACAAAGATGAGAATTCCATTCTTAAAGTTATACTCGAGTTCAAGGAAGAAACAGGGCTCGTccaaaaaaacaaatatgaatgCATTTTATGATTTTGTATACACTTGCTTATTCTGCAAACCATAGTGATCAAGTAAGAGAAAACGTTAGAGGTTTGAGGGAGAAGTACAAAAGAATGATATGCAAGGTGGATGGAGTCCCAAAACCCCGCATGACATGGAGTTGTTCCACTTCTAATGAGAAAACCTGGTTGGTCTCTGAATGATATGGGGTTTAGAGACCATCCAGATTTTCTCACATAATGTAACAACTCTGCTTCTTGCGGGGTTCTAGGACTCCATCCACCTTGCAAATCATTCTTTTATACTTCTCTCTCAAACGTCTAACTTTTTCGCTTACTTGATCATAAAATGCACCCATATTCTCTTTTAGATCAAGCCTTATTTCTCTCCTTGAACTTATGGATAACTTTAAAAATGGAAATCTCTTCATCACTCCATACTTCTgaaaaaggagcacccttctattATCATTTCTTTTAACCCTCTTTGGAGAAGCTGGCACCCCCTAAGTTTTCTCTTCATCCCGGGTTGGTGTTTCGCTGTAATGCAACCTTTTACCCTTCTTCTCGCCATTGTCTTTTTCTTTGTACTTCACTGTGTTTCTTGATATCCTGGTTTTGTCTATTTTAGGCTTGTTCTTTCAGGCCATCTGTTTCAAGCGCTGCTTTTCGGAAGGTAGTGCTTCTCTTGGCTTAAACAGGAACATTTGTGCTTCTTTGTCCATAGAGAAATCTAAGATTCCTACTGAATGTTCTGCCATTGTTTTGagtgaagaagaaattaaaccctacattttaaaaagagaaaatggtagaaattgAAGTACATCTGAAAAATGGAAAAGGTCAAACCTTGTTCTTAAGCAATAGAACTTGGAACCTCAGTCACAGTCATCTTGCTAGTTAATGTAATTAGCTTTTGAGTCTCCTCATCCATCTTCACATTATCCTTTTTCATCCTCTCTGCAACTATCATTGGCATCTTACCCGCTTTTGCATAAGTTCGGAGAAGTGCATTATATATCTCTGTATTACCATATTTAGCATGTCGAAGGGTAACTAGCAACTGCTCTGCCACCTGAACATTGCCCTGCTCTTCAACTACATGAAACATCTCTTGAACCATCTTTGCATCAGGATCCCATTTTGAAACACTAGTAACAGCTTTTTTGAAATATTCTAGAACTTTACCCATTTCCTTTTGCTTCAAATAACCCCATGTAAGAAGCTCCCAAGTGGTGTAGCTAGGAGAAACGCCTTTCTGCACCGTTCTGTTGTGAAAATCGACAGCCTTTTCCATCTCATTTTTGTTAATGTCAGCAGCAAGAAGTAAATTCGAAATCCTAGAATCCCTCGTCACAGAGACAGATTCCCATTCAGTATACAGATTCATTGCTTCTCCGAACTCATCCAGTTTCAATAGAGAAGATATCATACAAGTATATTCTGCATCATTCAATTTACGGAAGATTGACTTCATCTTCTTCCATATTCGCAAAACTTCATCCTTGCTCTCTAGATTTGTATGCAAACTAAGGAGAGAACCATATGCAGCTCGAACCTTTCTGGAAATCCTTTTCTCCATTTCTCTCAAAGTTGACTTTGCTTTATCCTTAAGTGAGCTTTTAATATAGATGTTtgttaatgtgctaaatgttatccAGTCAGGATCCAATTTTGCCTTCTTTAGCTCGAGGAATGTTTTCTCTGCAGCTTCAACATCATTCTGGGATGCACAAACTGCCAACTCCAGGTTGTATGTGACAATATCAGGAGAggtatttttcttcaattcctgaATCAGGCGGGGAACCTTCTCTAGTTGCCCTTGGGATATGTATAAGGAAAGCATATGATTATAAGGAAGAGCGCATTTCAAGAAACCACATTCGGACATTTTTTCCATCAAAGCCTCAGCTTTAGCAGTATTCTTGTGCTGGACATAGTTGTGGAGAAGGGCGGTACAAGTGGTCTGGGCCTTCAGTTTATCAGGTAGGTCTTCAAAGAACTTCTCTGCACTGTTCATACCACGAACTTTTGCAATCAAGTCCAAATGAACTGCATAGTCACCATGTAATAGTTGGATATCATCCTGTACCCTCATCCATTCACAAACCTGTAAACATAACCCCATCAGCTTgtattaattttaacaaaatgagAACAGTGGAAGAAATAAATAGCATGCTTGAAAAAAGCATTTACAGCATGTTTGCCATTCTTAACATCAGTAGCACAGTTTTTATTAGCAATAATCTAAGAAATTCCAGGAAGCTTGAAGACTCCAGCAATTCTCTTTATAAGTGAAGGCTCAGTAGCAATTGTGAATACCCTAACAGATATTCACCTTCTCAATCATAAGAGACCATTTCTTGGACTAGTAACCATCTTTTCAAAATCCAATGTAGCAGCGTGTACAGAGAATTGGAATTTGTGTTCAGCAATTTAACCACGTAGAATATTTCACTTGAGTACTCAGTAAAAGAAATGGATAGTTTATAGttccaacccccccccccccccatctatGCCATTTCCATGAAAAAATATAAAAGctagaaagaagagaaaaggtaTTCCAATGCTGAAATACACTACCACTATAAgctaaagaaaataaatgattcaaACCAAAATCATGAAACAGTTAATGTGGAGGATGAGAACCTCAAGGGCATGTTTATATCGTTTGTGTCTTCGCAACTCCCGAACAATACGATTGAGCTCATACTTGCGGACAGGGTGCCCTTCTTCCTTCCACTTGCGTATAGCAATGACAGCACTACGCTTTGCATAGATCAAGCTCAAAAGCCTCTTCCCTAGCGTGTCTCTGCCACCAGTACTTATGGTAGTACTAGAACCACCTTTTAAGCTTGTGGTAATACTAGTGCCACCTTCTAAACTTGTGCTAGAGCTTGTGCCACCTCCTAAACTTGTGGACTTCACTGCCGTTGCAGCTTCAGTCGATAAAGGGCGAACAGCAACAAAAGATCGCCGAACCAAACGGAGCAACATTTTTATTCTTAGCACAGACAAACTTCTACTTATCAAGGTCTGCATTGAAAAGAAGAGTTAACATGACATAACCATGTAAAGAAAAAATACCAAGATAAGGCACATCTATAACACACCATTTTAAGATATTTGAGTCAAACAATCTTTGTAACAACAAATTATACATAAAATGTACTTCACCACATTTTTTAATGAGGGTTGTGTTCGGGCCAGCTTAGGCGTACCTCAAACTATTCCATTACACCACATTGTCTAAACAAAAACCCGAATAATAGTAAATGTACTTTCAGACCTGATATTGACATCTTTAACTACAGATTTTTAATGCTTAATCCATGACCAATGATTCACCAGCCCTAACTACTGATTCTTAATATAGCTACAAATTGCTCAATGATTCAGCAGACTGCTGATATTTGTTTAGTTCTAAGCAGACTGCACAAAAAGCACCCACAACGGGCCTTTCAAAAAACTACAAATATCCAACTTTTTCTAGATTATTGCCAATTTTCAGTTGTAAGCATAAACACCTGATATTCAATTTTTAGGTACCAAATAAACTTTCAGTTTTGGCAAACCCACCAAAAATACAAGCTGTAAGTTTAAACTGACTGAAAAAACTTAGGCTTATGATTTATGAAGGAGCtgagaaatgaagaaataaaatgataaaatcagaAGAAATCATACCTAGTGAGTGTGTGATTTCGCAGGTCAATTTGCTCGCCGGCGAGAGCTTGTATTCTCAATTTTGTATCTGAGTATAGCCGAaatagggttttagggtttattTCGATTTCTTCCACTTGGCCCATTAAACAACAAATTTAATCTGTAATATTATTCTCTTTATTTAATATAAAAAGTGCAGCGAGccctatttggttgcctcatttaacttatagttatttttaaaaaaaaatttaacttatACTCATTTCTTAAATAACTTAAAGccccattttttcttcttcttctcagcCAAAACCTGATACCAGTCGTTATTGCAAATCCAATTCCGTTGCTTCCTTTGTTTTCGATAACTGGTGCGTATTGTCAAAATTGGAAATGTCGGATACTTGAGCAGCCACTAACTGAGCAAATAGCAACATCTAATGTAGGTTTTGAAATTTAGGCTACAAGTGAGTTTTTCTACTACATGATGTGTGAGTAAAAATTTTATGAGGGCTAaatttacaaatgaactaaataacttcagctcgccaggttcgccagttacaaaaataaaaacttcaactcttcgccagttacaaaacaaaaactcgcaagttataaaaataaaaacttcagctttagagctgaagttcgccagttacaaaaacaaaaacttcagttctATAACTTCAAGCccagctactagaatgctgaagttttgcgtgattgtctttgctacttcagcccagtatgctgaagttatgcgaaaaagcaggtacgtttgcaatttttttttgcaaagcgggcacaagttaaaacgtgacacaaaaagcgagtatagatgcaaatgccccttaTTTAATCGGTACTCCCTTCGgtccaaaataaataattttttggcctttttttgtggtccaaaataagttatttttccagatttcaagaacgtattaattatttttttcctacattgcccttggagtaaatagtgttggaatATGTGTTAAGAGTATTTATGTGAAAAGATAGTAaagattaatatggtcaatttcattgctaattaatgttaaaaggtgaatttcttaagGAATTTTTACACCATATAGAAAACCTTAGtaccctatttattttaaataaataccattttaaaatattacatcctatagataccttttatactttatagccaaatatctaattatagttacatcctacatttaaggcaccatatatgctaaataatatttttctctctcctttttagtCTTTTCTCTCACATAATCACAGTAAAATTGACTAACCACGTTCTCTCTC includes the following:
- the LOC107774982 gene encoding pentatricopeptide repeat-containing protein At4g02820, mitochondrial-like — protein: MLLRLVRRSFVAVRPLSTEAATAVKSTSLGGGTSSSTSLEGGTSITTSLKGGSSTTISTGGRDTLGKRLLSLIYAKRSAVIAIRKWKEEGHPVRKYELNRIVRELRRHKRYKHALEVCEWMRVQDDIQLLHGDYAVHLDLIAKVRGMNSAEKFFEDLPDKLKAQTTCTALLHNYVQHKNTAKAEALMEKMSECGFLKCALPYNHMLSLYISQGQLEKVPRLIQELKKNTSPDIVTYNLELAVCASQNDVEAAEKTFLELKKAKLDPDWITFSTLTNIYIKSSLKDKAKSTLREMEKRISRKVRAAYGSLLSLHTNLESKDEVLRIWKKMKSIFRKLNDAEYTCMISSLLKLDEFGEAMNLYTEWESVSVTRDSRISNLLLAADINKNEMEKAVDFHNRTVQKGVSPSYTTWELLTWGYLKQKEMGKVLEYFKKAVTSVSKWDPDAKMVQEMFHVVEEQGNVQVAEQLLVTLRHAKYGNTEIYNALLRTYAKAGKMPMIVAERMKKDNVKMDEETQKLITLTSKMTVTEVPSSIA